One Akkermansiaceae bacterium genomic region harbors:
- a CDS encoding DUF4062 domain-containing protein: MAAKKKKPILMVSSAVYGFEELLDRIYATLSTLGYEVWMSHKGTMPVDPKLTALESCRRAVKDCDLFLGIILPRYGSGKEKPKDDSIVHEELRMAIAEKKPRWILAHDHVVFARSLIDNVCKEMKLKRGEMKLKRSAIFEDLRILDMYDLATRQDVEVYRDRTGNWVQKFGSIDEASLFAVSQFRRYQEAEAFISDNFGDSGAVKKVTKKKGGKL, translated from the coding sequence ATGGCCGCCAAGAAAAAAAAGCCGATCCTCATGGTATCCTCCGCCGTCTACGGCTTCGAGGAGTTACTGGATCGCATTTACGCCACTCTATCAACCCTAGGATACGAGGTCTGGATGTCGCACAAGGGAACGATGCCCGTCGATCCTAAGCTCACAGCCTTGGAAAGCTGCCGCAGGGCAGTGAAGGACTGCGATCTGTTTCTTGGAATCATCCTGCCACGCTACGGCAGTGGTAAAGAGAAACCAAAGGATGACTCGATTGTTCACGAGGAGCTGCGGATGGCGATTGCCGAGAAAAAGCCCCGATGGATTCTAGCACACGATCACGTCGTGTTTGCCCGATCCCTCATTGATAACGTCTGCAAGGAAATGAAACTCAAACGAGGTGAAATGAAGCTAAAGCGGTCGGCCATTTTTGAGGACTTACGTATCCTCGACATGTATGATCTGGCGACTCGCCAAGACGTGGAAGTCTATCGTGACCGAACGGGCAACTGGGTTCAGAAGTTCGGATCGATCGATGAAGCTAGCCTGTTCGCAGTGAGCCAGTTCCGCCGCTATCAAGAGGCGGAGGCATTTATTAGTGACAACTTCGGTGATTCTGGAGCTGTCAAGAAAGTGACAAAAAAGAAAGGAGGAAAATT